The following DNA comes from Amycolatopsis solani.
CCGTTCGCCACTCATCCCCACCCGAAGGTGGTTCAGCGTTCGACTTGCATGTGTTAAGCACGCCGCCAGCGTTCGTCCTGAGCCAGGATCAAACTCTCCAACAATGAATAGTTTAATCGAGGCAAATGTTACTTGCTCTCAAAGGAACCTCATACGAGGTTTCATATATAAGCTCTACTGGCTTAGTTCACTAGCACACTGTTGAGTTCTCAAGCAACACACTCTGGATTCACCGCCTTATCAGCGGCTATATCCTCGGCAGTTGTTCCAAGCGATATTCACAAGCTTTTGGTCGAGCATGCCTCATCCCACGATGTTAGTCGTAGGGAATCGGCGGCCGCTCGTGGGCCGACGCTGAACATTACCCGGTCCGATCCGCGGTGTCAACCCGCTCGTCCCGGCCTGGTCTCCGGGGCTTGCGGCCCCGGTGTGACCCGGTGTTCCTGGCGACGAAGAGAAGATTACATGCCCTGGAACCGCCCCAAAACAGGGGGGTCACTTAACGCCATTGCCGCAGGTCAGAGCGTGTCCGCCCGCCTACGACGGCGACGTCGGCAGGTAGCGCGGCGGGACCCGCGCCGGCGCGGCCCGTTCGAAGTCGGCCGCGAGACCGAGCATCCGGGCGTCCGACCACCGGGCACCCATGAATGAGATACCCACCGGGAGGGCGCCGGCAAACCCCGCGGGCACGGTCACGTCCGGGTAGCCCGCCACCGCGGCCGGGGTCGACGACGGGATCACGTCGTTGTCGCCCACCGCGCAGTCGGTCGGCCACGCCGGCGGGTTCGTCGGCGACGCGATCGCGTCCAGGCGGTACTTCGCCAGCGTCTCGTCGAGGGAGCGGCGGGCAAGATCCGAGAGCTCCGCCCGGCCGGCGAGGTAGCCCGGGTCGGTCGGCGGCGGCGCGGCCAGCGCCTGCTCGAACAGCTCCTGCCCGGCGAAGCACGTCCGCTCCAGCGGGTCCGCCCGGTTGTAGGCGATCAGCTCGGCCAGGTTCCGCGGCCCGCGCGGACGGGTGGCCAGGTACTTGTCGATGTCCCGGTGGAACTCCGTGAGCAGCGCCGGGAACTCCAGTTCGCCGAGCCGGGCCTGGTACGGCGGAGTCACTTCGACGACCGTCGCACCTGCCTTGACCAGGGAATTCCGGGCGGACGTCATGACCGCGTCGGTCTCGCGGCCGAGCACCGGCAGCCGCCAGAGGCCGATCCGCGCGCCGCGCAGGACGCCCGGCTTCAGCAGCTTCGCGTAGTCCGTCGGCTGCGACTTCGGGTACTGCGCCGTCGCGGGATCCGCGGGGTCCCGCCCCTGCAGGACCGACAGCGTCAGCGCGACGTCGACGACGTTGCGGGCGATCGGCCCGGCGGTGTCCTGCTCGGCGGAGATCGGCACCACGCCGGTGCGGCTGACCAGGCCGAGGCTGGGTTTGTGACCGACCGTCGCGGTCATCCCGGCCGGGCACACGATCGAGCCGTCGGTCTCCGAGCCGATCGCGACCTGGGCCAGCGACGCGGCGACGCCGGCCGCGGACCCGGCGGACGACCCGCACGGGTTGCGGTCCAGCACGTACGGGTTGTTCGTCTGACCACCCACGCCCGACCAGCCCGACGTCGGTTTCGCGGCGCGGAAGTTCGCCCATTCGGACAGGTTCGCCTTGCCGAGGATCACCGCTCCGGCGTCCCGCAACCGGGTGATCAGCGTGGCGTCCTTCGCCGGGAGGCTGCGCAGGGCCCGCGAGCCCGCCGTCGTCCACTGGTCGCGGGTGTCGACGTTGTCCTTGACCAGCACCGGGATGCCGTCGAGGGGGCCGCGCAGGCGGTGCGCGCGACGCCGGGCGTCACTCGCCGCGGCCTGGCTCAGGGCCGCCGGGTTGAGCGCGAGGACCGCGTTGACCCTGCCGTCGATCCGGTGGATCCGGTCGAGGTAACTGCCGGTCAGGCCCACCGCGGTGAGCCGGCCGGACGCCATCCGCGCCTGCAGTGCCGGGATGTCGGCCGAGTCGAGGTCGAAGCGGGCGGGCGCCGCTGTCGCGGGTGTGCCCGTGACAAGCACGAGTGCGGCGGCCAGGATCGCGAGGAACACCGGCCGCCGCCCCATCAGAGCACCGGGAGGAGCGTTCGGAGTTCGTACGGGGTGACCGCGCTGCGGTAGTTGTCCCACTCCACGCGCTTGTTCCGGAGGAAGAAGTCGTAGACGTGCTCGCCGAGCGCTTCCGGCAGGAGTTCGGACTTCTCCATCTCCGCCAGCGCCTCCCCCAGGTTCTGCGGCAGCTGCGAGTACCCGGCGGCGCGCCGCTCGGAGTCGCTCAGCTGCCAGATGTTGTCCTCGGCCGGCGGCGGCAGCTCGTAGCCCTTCTCGATCCCCTTCAGCCCGGCGGCCAGGATGACCGAGTACGCCAGGTACGGGTTGCACGCCGAGTCCAGCGTACGGATCTCCACCCGCCGGGATGACGCCTTTCCGGGTGAATACATCGGGACGCGGACGAGCGCGGAGCGGTTCGCCCGGCCCCACGAAACCGTCGTCGGCGCTTCACTGCCGCTGATCAGGCGTTTGTAGGAGTTCACCCACTGGTTGGTGACCGCGGAGATCTCCTTGGCGTGGTGCAGCAGGCCCGCGACGAACGCCTTGCCGGTGTCCGACAGCTCGTGCGGGTCCTCGGCGTCGTAGAAGGCGTTGCGATCGCCTTCGAACAGGCTGATGTGGGTGTGCATGCCCGAGCCGGGCTGGTCCGTGAACGGCTTCGGCATGAACGTCGCGCGCACGCCCTGGGTCAGCGCGACCTCCTTGACGACGTAGCGGAACGTCATCACGTTGTCGGCCATCGTCAGCGCATCGGCGTAACGGAGGTCGATTTCCTGCTGGCCCGGTGCCCCTTCGTGGTGGCTGAACTCGACCGAGATGCCCATCGCCTCGAGGGTCTCGATGGCGTGCCGCCGGAAGTGCGTCGCCGTCGCGTGGCTGGCCTGGTCGAAGTAGCCGCCGTTGTCGGCGGGCTCCGGCTCGCTGCCGTCGTCGGGCAGGTTGGCGAGGAGGAAGAACTCGATCTCGGGGTGCACGTAGCAGGTGAAGCCCGCTTCGGCGGCCTTCGACAGCTGACGCCGGAGGACGTGCCGCGGGTCGGCCCACGACGGCGAGCCGTCCGGCATCGCGATGTCGCAGAACATGCGCGCCGAGTACGGGCCGCCGTCCGGGGTCTCCCACGGCAGGACCTGGAAGGTGGCCGGGTCCGGTTTGGCGACCATGTCCGATTCGTAGACGCGCGCGAAGCCCTCGATGGCGGAGCCGTCGAACCCGATTCCCTCGGTGAAAGCGCCCTCGAGCTCGGCGGGCGCGACCGCGACGGACTTGAGGAACCCCAGCACATCGGTGAACCAGAGACGGACGAAACGGATGTCGCGCTCCTCGAGCGTGCGGAGCACGAATTCCTGCTGGCGATCCATGGCCGCACCCTAACGACAGCGTGTTAACGGGATGTTTCACGACGCGCCGAGGGTGACGAAGTCAGCTCGCGAGCACCGGAACGGGCTTCTTCGCGCGGGTGATGGCCAGTGACGCCGCCGACGCCAGCACCGCCAGGACCGCCGCCGAGTACCAGGCCACGTTGTAGTTGCCCAGCTGGTCGCGGACCAGGCCGGCCGCCGAGGCCGCGAACGCCGCGCCCAGCTGGTGGCTCGCGAAGACCCAGCCGAACACGATCGGGCCCGCGTCGCCGAAGGCGCGGACGCAGAGCGCCACCGTCGGGGGAACCGTGGCCACCCAGTCGAGGCCGTAGAACAGGATGAACGCCCACATGCTCGGCTGGACCGAGTCCGTGAACAGCTGCGGCAGCAGGGCCAGCGACAGCCCGCGCAGCGCGTAGTACACGCCGAGCAGGAGCCGCGGGTCGACGCGGTCGGTGAGCCAGCCCGAAAAGATGGTGCCGACGACGTCGAAGACGCCGACCAGGGCCAGCAGGCCCGCCGCGGTCGTCTGGGGCATGCCGTGGTCGTGGGCCGCCGGGACGAAGTGGGTGCCGACCAGGCCGTTCGTCGTCGCTCCGCAGATCGCGAAACCGGCGGCGAGCAGCCAGAACGTACGGGTGCGGGCGGCTTGGCGCAGCACCGAGAGCGCCCGGCGGACCGAGCCGGTCGTCGGGGCCGGGCGGGTGACCTCCGCGTCGGACGGCGCGCCGTACGCCGTGGTGCCGATGTCGGCCGGGTGGTCGCGGATGACCAGCAGGACCACCGGGACGACGGCGAGCGCCGCGATCGCGATGACCAGTGACGCCGTCCGCCAGCCCGAGGTCACCGCGAGGTTCGCGATGAGCGGGAGGAAGATCAGCTGGCCGGTGGCGCCCGCCGCGGTCAGGACGCCCGTCACGACGCCGCGGCTGCGGACGAACCAGCGGGCGGCGACCATCGCCGCGAAGCCCATCGCCATCGAGCCGGTGCCCAGGCCGACCAGGACGCCCCAGCACAGGATGAGCTGCCAGCTCGCGGTCATGAACACCGTGCCGCCCGCGCCGAGGGCGATGACGAACAACGCCGTCGCCGACACGCGGCGGATGCCGAAGCGTTCCATCAACGCGGCCGCGAAGGGCGCGAAGAGGCCGAAGAGCACCAGGTTGACCGAGACGGCCGAGCTGATCGTCGCCGTCGACCAGCCGAACTCCTGGTGCAGCGGGTCGATGAGGACGCCGGGGGCGGCGCGGAAGCCGGCGGAAGCCAGCAGCGCGACGAAGGCGGCACCGGCGATCGGCCAGGCGCGGTGCAGCTTCGGGGCGGGACGGGTCTCAACAGTCACCTAGGCAGTCTCTCCGCGCGCGCGTGACGTCGAAAGTGGCCGGGAGGACATCATCCGCAAGGATCGGGCCACGGCTACCCTCTCGGCATGCCCCGCGCCGCCCTTCTGCTCGTGCTCCTGCTGACCGCCGGCTGTACCGGATCACCGGACACGCGAGGGCCCTTCCCCGCGGGCGCCGACCTGGTCCGCGACGCCGCGACGTCGTTCGCCGCGGTCCGCAGCGTGCACTTCGCGGCCGGCGTCAACGGCGTGCTCCCCGGCTTCCCGCTCCGGCAGATCGAGGGCGACGCGACCCTCGACGAAGGCGGCGGGGCGACCGGCACGGCCGACGTCCAGGACGGGGACGGGCACACGAAGTTGCGGTTCACCGTCCGCAAGGACGACGTCACGACGGAGCCCGAGGTCGGGCCCCTGCCGGAGATGTACACCGTGGGCGCGTTCCTCGGCCCGTCCGCCGGGCTGAAGCGGCTCCTCGACGGCGTGACCGACGCCAAGACCGAGGGCAAGGAGAACGTCGACGGCGCCGCGGCCCTGCGCGTCGGCGGCAAGGTGCCCGCGGCCGTCGCGCACGGCGTGCTGCCGCAGGTCACCGAGGACGTCGTCGTCAAGGTATGGGTTTCGGTCGACGGGCCGCGGCGGTTCACCCGCCTGTGGGCGCAGATCCCGCCGGCCGGGGACCACCTCAGCCCCGTGATGATCGAACTGTCGCTGACCAGGCAGAACGAGCCGGTCGACCTCGGCTAGCAGCGGGTGGTCGCGGCGGTGCCGCCGATCAGGTACGCGATGCCCGCGCGGTCCACGCACACGTTGCCCTGCAGGAACACCGTGTGCTGGACGCCTTCGTGGGTGAGCAGGACGCCGTCGAGGTCCCTGGCGAGGTCGACGCCCTGCCGGTACGGCGTGGCCGGGTCGTGCGTGGTCGACACGACCAGGGGTTTCGGCAGGCCGGGGGCGCGCGGCGTGTGTTCGGCCGACGTCGGCGGGACCGGCCAGGTCGAGCAGATGTCGAGTTCGCTCGTGTCCGGCGTGCCGCCGGCCAGGAAGGGCGCGCCGGCCAGCATCTCCCCGTGCGCGCGGTCGATCTCGGCCCGGTCGGTCACGCGGGTGTGGTCGACGCAGCGGACGGCGAAGTACGCGTCGATCGCGCCGCTGTAGTGGCCTTCCGGGTCGCGCTGGTAGTAGTCGTCGGCGAAGGCCAGCAGCGTCCGGCCGTTGCCCTGGGCCACCTGCGCGAGCGCGGCCTTCAACGCGGGCCAGTCGCCGCGGGAGTAGAGCCCGCCGAACGTGCCCGTGATCGAGTCCTCGAACGACAGCTTCCGGGTCCCCGCCGGGAGGGGCTTCGCGACCAGCGGGCGCACGAGCCGCTGGAACGCTTCCGTGCTGCCGGCGAACGGGCACGTGCACCACTTCGTGAACTCGTTCAGGGCGTCCTGGAAGCCCGCGGCCTGCGTGACCAGCGAGTCCACCAGGCCCTGCGCGGGGTCGACGGCCCCGTCGAGCAGCAACGCGCGGACGTTGCGCGGGTACGCCTCGGCGTAGGCCGCGCCGATCTGCGTCCCGTACGAATAGCCGAGATAGGTGAGCTTCTCGTCGCCGAGCACCGCGCGGAGGACGTCGAGGTCGCGGACGACGTCCCGGGTGCCGGCGTTGGCGAGGAACTCTTTGCCGTACTTCGTCGCTTCGACGCACTTCGCGCCGTACGCGGTCGTCTCGGCGAGCTGCTTTTTCACCCCATCGGGCGACGCGTCGCTCTCGATATCCGACGCGCGGTCCGCGTCCTGCTCGGCGTCGGTGCGGCAGGTGATCCGCGGCTCGCTGGTGCCGACGCCCCGCGGGTCGAAGCCGACCAGGTCGAACCGGTCCAGCAGGGGCGCGGCGGCGGGGGTCTTCGCCAGCGCCGCCGCCGTCGCCGTCCCCGAACCGCCCGGCCCACCGGGGTTGACGACCAGCGAGCCGATCCGCTGCTTCGCCGCCTTGTGCCTCAGCAGGCCGACCGTGACGGTCTTGCCGTCCGGCGCCGCGTAGTCCAGCGGAACGGTCAGGTGCGCGCAGTCCAGCGCCTGCCCGCACGGGGTCCAGGTGAGCTGCTGCGACGTGAACTTCCCCAGGTCAGGAGGTGGTGGTGGCAGCGGCACGGGTGCCGGAGCACTCGTGCACGCCGCCAGCAGCACCGCCAGCGCGACGGCGCCTACTGCCCGGAGCACCGGGTCCCGTCCGGCGGCACCGTGCCGTCGACGAGGTAGTCCACGCCCGCCTCGTCCACGCACTTCACGCCCTGGAGGAACACCGTGTGCTGGGTGCCCTCGAAGGTCAGCAGCGCGCCCTTCAGGCCCTTCGCGAGGTTGACGCCGGCCTGGTACGGCGTCGCCGGGTCGTTGGTCGTCGAGATGACCAGCGTCTTCGCCAGGCCCTCGACGTTCGGCACGTGCGGCTCGGAGGTGTTCGGCACCGGCCAGAACGCGCAGGCGTCGCGGGCCGCCGAAGCCGGGCGGCCGTCGTCGAGGAACGGCGCCACCTTCACGTACTCCTCCTGCGCCTTCAGGATGACCTGCGGGTCCGTGACGCGCGGGTCGTCGACGCAGCGGACCGCGGTGAAGGCGTCCTGCGTGGTGCCGTACTTGCCGGTGGAGTCACGCTCGTTGTAGATGTCCGCCAGCTTCTCCAGCGTCGCGCCGCGATGCTGCTTCAGCTCGTTGAGGCCGGAGTTGAGGGTGTCCCAGAGGCTCTGCTGGTAGAGCGCCTGGATGACGCCGGTGGTGGCGTCCTCGTAGGAGAGCTTGCGGCCGTCGCCGACGGGCACCGGGAAGTCGATCAGCGGGCGGACCAGGTTCTGGAACGCCGTGACCGCGGCGCCCGCGTCCCCGCCGAGCGCGCAGTCCTGCTGGGCGGTGCACCACTTGGCGAACTCGGTGAACGCCGTCCCGAAGCCCTGGCCCTGCGCGACCAGCGACTCGACGGCGTCCTGCTCGGGGTCGACGGCGCCGTCGAGGATCATCGCGCGGACGTTCTTCGGGAACGCTTCGGCGTAGGCCGACCCGATCCGGGTGCCGTAGGAGTAGCCCAAATAGGTCAACTTTTCGTCGCCGAGGACCGAGCGGAGGACGTCCAGGTCCTTCACGACGTCCCGGGTGCCGACGTTCGCGAGCATCCCGGCGCCGTCGTCGGTGCGCTGGGCGCACTTCGCGGCGAAGTCCTTTTCCTGCGCTTCCTGCTTGAGCACCCCGGCGGGCGAGCCGTCGGTCTCGCTGTCGTCGGCGCGGTCGGCGTCGCGCTCGGAGTCGGTCAGGCAGTGGATGGCCGGCTGGCTCGCGCCGATGCCGCGCGGGTCGAAGCCGACCAGGTCGAAGCGCTTGCCGAGGCCGGTGCTCGCCGTCGGCTTGACCAGCCCGGCGGCCGCGACCATGCCGGAGGCGCCGGGGCCGCCCGGGTTGACCACGAGCGACCCGATCCGGGAGCCCTCGTCGGACGCCTTGTGCCGGAGCAAGCCCAGCGTGATGGTCTCCCCCGCCGGCTTCGCGTAGTCCAGCGGCACGGTCAGCCGCGCGCACTGGACGTCTTTCGCCTGGAAGGCCGACCGCGAGTCCTCCGACGTCGCGTAAGGTGCGCAGTCGGCCCAGGACAGGCTCTGGCCGTAGAACCGCTCCAGCCCGGCCGGCACCGGCCCGGACGGCGGGTGCGACTCCGTCGTCGGCGCGACCGGCGCCGGCTTTCCGGAGGACGTGCAGGCGGCCAGCGAGGCCGCGATCAGCACGGATGTCGCAATTGCGGTGATCCGGCGACGACCGGACCTGGCGCTGGGATGAGGGAACACGGTTGGATCGTCCCATCCGGCCGCGGAACTCGAACGCACCACCGTCGCGTTGGGTGGTGGAAGGCCGGTCGAGCGAGAGAGAACGGGAGACCAGGGGTGGCAGCACTGATCAGCCGGGTGGGCAAGAAGCTCCGCCGGATCATCCAGCGGCCGGGCAGCGTCGAGCTGACCCGCTACGAAGCACTGCTGCCCGCGGTCGAGAAGCTCGAACCCGAGCTCGAGAAGCTCTCCGACGAAGAGCTGACCGAGCGGGCGGGCGAACTCCGCGAGAAGCTGAAGGACACCGCGTTCGGCGACAACCACCTGATCGAGATCTGCGCGCTCGGTCGCGAGGCCGCCCGGCGCGCGCTCGGCGAGCGTGCGTTCGACGTCCAGATCCTCGGCACGATGGGCCTGCTCAGCAAGCACGTCGTCCAGATGGAGACCGGTGAGGGCAAGACGCTCGCCGGTGCGCTGGCCGCGGCCGGCTACGCGATCCGCGGGAAGCGCGCGCACGTCGTCACGGTCAACGACTACCTGGCCCGCCGCGACGCCGAGTGGATGGGCCCGGTGTACGCCCTGCTCGGCGTGTCGGTCGGCTGGGTCGAGCCCGCGCACTCGCGCGAGGAGCGCAAGGTCGCCTACGCCAAGGACGTCACCTACGGCGCCGTCGCCGAGATCGGCTTCGACGTGCTGCGCGACCGCCTGGTCACCAGCGTGGACGACCTCGTCCAGCCCGAACCCGAGGTCGCGATCGTCGACGAGGCGGACTCGGTGCTGGTCGACGAGGCCCGCGTCCCGTTGGTGATGGCCGGCTCGATCGACCACACCGACGCCGACGAAGAGGTCGCGAAGGTCGTCCGGCGGCTGCGGCTCAACCTGCACTACGAAACCGACAGCGAGGGCCGCAACGCCTGGCTGACCGACGCCGGCGCGTCCGTCGTCGCGAAGTCGCTCGGCCTGGAGGTCGACGACCTCTACGGCGAGACGGCGTCCGACCGGCTCCCCGCGGTGAACGTCGCGCTGCACGCGCACGCGCTGCTCACCCGCGACGTCGACTACCTGGTCCGAGACGGCAAGGTGCAGCTCATCAACGCCGCCCGCGGCCGCGTCGCCGAGCTGCAGCGCTGGCCGGACGGCCTGCAGGCGGCCGTCGAGGCGAAGGAGCAGGTCACCGCGACCGACCGCGGCGAGATCCTGGACTCGATCACCGTCCAGGCGCTGCTGGCGCGCTACCCCGAGGTCGCGGGCATGACCGGGACCGCGGTCGCCGTCGCCGAGCAGCTGCGCGAGTTCTACGAGCTCGAGGTCGCGGTCATCCCGCCGAACACCCCGAACGTCCGCGAGGACCTGGAAGACCGCGTCTTCGCGTCGCCGTCGCAGAAGCTGCGGGCGATCGAGGAGGAGATCCGGACGGTCCACGAGACCGGGCGGCCGATCCTCGTCGGCACCCAGGACGTCGCCGAGTCCGAAGAGCTGGCCGAGAAGCTGGCGAAGGTCGACCTCGAGTGCGTCGTGCTCAACGCGCGCAACGACGCCGAAGAGGCCGCGATCATCGCCGAAGCCGGCAAGAAGGGCGCGGTCACCGTGTCCACGCAGATGGCGGGCCGCGGTACCGACATCCGGCTGGGCGGCACCGACGGCGCGACCCGCGAAGAGGTCGTCGAGCTGGGCGGCCTGCACGTCATCGGCACCGCGCGGTACCCGTCGAGCCGGCTCGACGGCCAGCTGCGCGGCCGCTCCGGCCGCCAGGGCGACCCGGGCAGCGCGATCTTCTTCGCGAGCCTGAACGACGAGCTCGTGCTGTCGAACGCGCCGGACGTGCCCGAGGGCATCGTCGACGACGAAGAGACCGGCGAGATCACCGACGGCGCGGCGCTGCGGCAGCTCAACCACGCCCAGCGCGTCGCCGAGGGCGTCGACCTCGAGATCCACCGCAACACCTGGCGCTACACGCGGCTGATCGAGCGGCAGCGGCGTGACCTGCTGACCCACCGCGACAAGGTGCTTCGCACCGCGTACGCGGCGGAGGCGATGGAGAAGGCGCACCCGGAGAAGTTCGGCGAGCTGAAGGAGAAGCTCGACGACCAGGAGAAGCTGGAGCAGATGTGCCGCGAGGTGCTGCTGTTCCACATCGACCAGCTCTGGTCGGACCACCTGGCGTACCTGACCGACGTCCGCGAGAGCATCCACCTGCGGGCGTTGGCGCGCGAGACGCCGCTGGACGAGTTCCACCGCGCGGCGATCCCGGAGTTCCACAAGATCATCGGCGAGGCCGACTCGCGGGCGGCGAAGACCCTCGAAGAGGCCGAGCTGACCGACGAGGGCATCGACCTCGGCGAGGCGGGCGTCCGGCGGGCGAACACGACGTGGACGTACCTGGTCCACGACAACCCGTTCGATTCGGACTTCGAGCAGACCATCAAGAAGGTCCGGAGCATGATCAAGCGCAAGTGACGCTGTCGTGAGTGTTTAGGACGGTTAGAACCGTCCTAAACACTCACGACCGGCTGGGGCACGGACGGTTCGCCCACATTCGCTCGGCCTCCCGGGTGGCCGTGGGACAGAATGGCGGCATGCCGCAACTGCGCATCGCGCTCGCCCAGGTCAACCCCACCGTCGGCGACCTCGACGGCAACGCCGACCGGCACGTCGACTGGACCCGCCGGGCCGCCGAAGCCGGCGCCCACGTGGTGGTCTTCCCCGAAATGTCCCTGACCGGCTACCCGGTCGAGGACCTCGCGCTGCGCCGCACCTTCGCCGAGGCCTCCCGCCAGGGCGTCGAGTCGCTGGCGCGCCGCCTCGACGAAGCCGGGTGCGGCGAAGTGCTGACCTACATCGGCTACCTCGACGTCGACGAGGCCGGCCCGCGCGACGCGGCGGCGGCGCTCTACCGCGGCGAGGTCGTCGCGCGGCAGTTCAAGCACCACCTCCCCAACTACGGCGTGTTCGACGAGCACCGCTGGTTCAAGCCGGGCACCACGCTCGACGTCGTCCGGTTCCACGGGCTCGACATCGGCATGGTCATCTGCGAGGACATCTGGCAGGACGGCGGCCCGATCTCGGCACTCGGCCGGGCCGGTGTCGACCTCGTCGTGGCGCCGAACGCGTCGCCGTACGAACGCTCGAAGGACGAGCAGCGGCTGCCGCTGATCGCCCGCCGCGCCGCCGAAGCGGGCGCGCCGCTGGTCTACACCAACCAGGTCGGCGGCCAGGACGACCTGGTCTTCGACGGTGACTCGCTCGTCGTCGCCG
Coding sequences within:
- a CDS encoding amidase, with the protein product MGRRPVFLAILAAALVLVTGTPATAAPARFDLDSADIPALQARMASGRLTAVGLTGSYLDRIHRIDGRVNAVLALNPAALSQAAASDARRRAHRLRGPLDGIPVLVKDNVDTRDQWTTAGSRALRSLPAKDATLITRLRDAGAVILGKANLSEWANFRAAKPTSGWSGVGGQTNNPYVLDRNPCGSSAGSAAGVAASLAQVAIGSETDGSIVCPAGMTATVGHKPSLGLVSRTGVVPISAEQDTAGPIARNVVDVALTLSVLQGRDPADPATAQYPKSQPTDYAKLLKPGVLRGARIGLWRLPVLGRETDAVMTSARNSLVKAGATVVEVTPPYQARLGELEFPALLTEFHRDIDKYLATRPRGPRNLAELIAYNRADPLERTCFAGQELFEQALAAPPPTDPGYLAGRAELSDLARRSLDETLAKYRLDAIASPTNPPAWPTDCAVGDNDVIPSSTPAAVAGYPDVTVPAGFAGALPVGISFMGARWSDARMLGLAADFERAAPARVPPRYLPTSPS
- the glnA gene encoding type I glutamate--ammonia ligase, which gives rise to MDRQQEFVLRTLEERDIRFVRLWFTDVLGFLKSVAVAPAELEGAFTEGIGFDGSAIEGFARVYESDMVAKPDPATFQVLPWETPDGGPYSARMFCDIAMPDGSPSWADPRHVLRRQLSKAAEAGFTCYVHPEIEFFLLANLPDDGSEPEPADNGGYFDQASHATATHFRRHAIETLEAMGISVEFSHHEGAPGQQEIDLRYADALTMADNVMTFRYVVKEVALTQGVRATFMPKPFTDQPGSGMHTHISLFEGDRNAFYDAEDPHELSDTGKAFVAGLLHHAKEISAVTNQWVNSYKRLISGSEAPTTVSWGRANRSALVRVPMYSPGKASSRRVEIRTLDSACNPYLAYSVILAAGLKGIEKGYELPPPAEDNIWQLSDSERRAAGYSQLPQNLGEALAEMEKSELLPEALGEHVYDFFLRNKRVEWDNYRSAVTPYELRTLLPVL
- a CDS encoding MFS transporter, whose amino-acid sequence is MTVETRPAPKLHRAWPIAGAAFVALLASAGFRAAPGVLIDPLHQEFGWSTATISSAVSVNLVLFGLFAPFAAALMERFGIRRVSATALFVIALGAGGTVFMTASWQLILCWGVLVGLGTGSMAMGFAAMVAARWFVRSRGVVTGVLTAAGATGQLIFLPLIANLAVTSGWRTASLVIAIAALAVVPVVLLVIRDHPADIGTTAYGAPSDAEVTRPAPTTGSVRRALSVLRQAARTRTFWLLAAGFAICGATTNGLVGTHFVPAAHDHGMPQTTAAGLLALVGVFDVVGTIFSGWLTDRVDPRLLLGVYYALRGLSLALLPQLFTDSVQPSMWAFILFYGLDWVATVPPTVALCVRAFGDAGPIVFGWVFASHQLGAAFAASAAGLVRDQLGNYNVAWYSAAVLAVLASAASLAITRAKKPVPVLAS
- a CDS encoding LppX_LprAFG lipoprotein — its product is MPRAALLLVLLLTAGCTGSPDTRGPFPAGADLVRDAATSFAAVRSVHFAAGVNGVLPGFPLRQIEGDATLDEGGGATGTADVQDGDGHTKLRFTVRKDDVTTEPEVGPLPEMYTVGAFLGPSAGLKRLLDGVTDAKTEGKENVDGAAALRVGGKVPAAVAHGVLPQVTEDVVVKVWVSVDGPRRFTRLWAQIPPAGDHLSPVMIELSLTRQNEPVDLG
- a CDS encoding alpha/beta hydrolase codes for the protein MLRAVGAVALAVLLAACTSAPAPVPLPPPPPDLGKFTSQQLTWTPCGQALDCAHLTVPLDYAAPDGKTVTVGLLRHKAAKQRIGSLVVNPGGPGGSGTATAAALAKTPAAAPLLDRFDLVGFDPRGVGTSEPRITCRTDAEQDADRASDIESDASPDGVKKQLAETTAYGAKCVEATKYGKEFLANAGTRDVVRDLDVLRAVLGDEKLTYLGYSYGTQIGAAYAEAYPRNVRALLLDGAVDPAQGLVDSLVTQAAGFQDALNEFTKWCTCPFAGSTEAFQRLVRPLVAKPLPAGTRKLSFEDSITGTFGGLYSRGDWPALKAALAQVAQGNGRTLLAFADDYYQRDPEGHYSGAIDAYFAVRCVDHTRVTDRAEIDRAHGEMLAGAPFLAGGTPDTSELDICSTWPVPPTSAEHTPRAPGLPKPLVVSTTHDPATPYRQGVDLARDLDGVLLTHEGVQHTVFLQGNVCVDRAGIAYLIGGTAATTRC
- a CDS encoding alpha/beta hydrolase, with product MLIAASLAACTSSGKPAPVAPTTESHPPSGPVPAGLERFYGQSLSWADCAPYATSEDSRSAFQAKDVQCARLTVPLDYAKPAGETITLGLLRHKASDEGSRIGSLVVNPGGPGASGMVAAAGLVKPTASTGLGKRFDLVGFDPRGIGASQPAIHCLTDSERDADRADDSETDGSPAGVLKQEAQEKDFAAKCAQRTDDGAGMLANVGTRDVVKDLDVLRSVLGDEKLTYLGYSYGTRIGSAYAEAFPKNVRAMILDGAVDPEQDAVESLVAQGQGFGTAFTEFAKWCTAQQDCALGGDAGAAVTAFQNLVRPLIDFPVPVGDGRKLSYEDATTGVIQALYQQSLWDTLNSGLNELKQHRGATLEKLADIYNERDSTGKYGTTQDAFTAVRCVDDPRVTDPQVILKAQEEYVKVAPFLDDGRPASAARDACAFWPVPNTSEPHVPNVEGLAKTLVISTTNDPATPYQAGVNLAKGLKGALLTFEGTQHTVFLQGVKCVDEAGVDYLVDGTVPPDGTRCSGQ
- the secA2 gene encoding accessory Sec system translocase SecA2, whose amino-acid sequence is MAALISRVGKKLRRIIQRPGSVELTRYEALLPAVEKLEPELEKLSDEELTERAGELREKLKDTAFGDNHLIEICALGREAARRALGERAFDVQILGTMGLLSKHVVQMETGEGKTLAGALAAAGYAIRGKRAHVVTVNDYLARRDAEWMGPVYALLGVSVGWVEPAHSREERKVAYAKDVTYGAVAEIGFDVLRDRLVTSVDDLVQPEPEVAIVDEADSVLVDEARVPLVMAGSIDHTDADEEVAKVVRRLRLNLHYETDSEGRNAWLTDAGASVVAKSLGLEVDDLYGETASDRLPAVNVALHAHALLTRDVDYLVRDGKVQLINAARGRVAELQRWPDGLQAAVEAKEQVTATDRGEILDSITVQALLARYPEVAGMTGTAVAVAEQLREFYELEVAVIPPNTPNVREDLEDRVFASPSQKLRAIEEEIRTVHETGRPILVGTQDVAESEELAEKLAKVDLECVVLNARNDAEEAAIIAEAGKKGAVTVSTQMAGRGTDIRLGGTDGATREEVVELGGLHVIGTARYPSSRLDGQLRGRSGRQGDPGSAIFFASLNDELVLSNAPDVPEGIVDDEETGEITDGAALRQLNHAQRVAEGVDLEIHRNTWRYTRLIERQRRDLLTHRDKVLRTAYAAEAMEKAHPEKFGELKEKLDDQEKLEQMCREVLLFHIDQLWSDHLAYLTDVRESIHLRALARETPLDEFHRAAIPEFHKIIGEADSRAAKTLEEAELTDEGIDLGEAGVRRANTTWTYLVHDNPFDSDFEQTIKKVRSMIKRK